From the genome of Oryza glaberrima chromosome 1, OglaRS2, whole genome shotgun sequence:
cgagcGCCACCGCCACTCAGCACGCGAgacaaagaaagagagagacgagcgccgccgccgcaactcgCCGGCACGCGAGAcggagagagcgagagaaacGGGTGTGGATAGGGTTAGGGATCGATAGGGTTTCCTTGAGGGTAGTTTGGGCATTAtgatttttaattatatttcttcctttttttttaactcaaacCTTAACGTTGTAATGAAAATAGGGTCAGACGGATTGTTCGTTTTCGAAAAGTAGGGTCAAACAAGCAAACTCAAAAaaaagggtcaaattggtagttagccTTTAGAATAGGGCCAAATAAGCAATCGCCCTTTCAAGCAAAACATAggtggtgtggtggtggagtcgTAAATGCATGACTAAGTGTTATcttaaaaaagaatatttattTTGGGCCCCTCAAACAAACCACCAACGATCCCGAATCGTGGTGCTTTGATTCCGCACCACGTTGCACTGCACACAGACCTAAAACCCCGGGGACTGACAGGACGGCCCCACTCGTCATCGTGTCGCTCCCCACGGCGAGAACGCAACAAGCGTGTGTGCGCTTCGCCATATAAGGTCAGCTCAGGCCACGGCGCCCTCGCCTCGCTAGTTCTTGGACCTGCTGTTTCGCGTGCGTTTTAGCGAACTGCTAGAGAGAgatggggcgcggcggcggcgaggggtcggaggagagggagagggagagggagtgggaggaggcggcggaggcggtggcgtacGACTCCTGCacctggccgccgccggtggtggcggtgtgCGGCCCCGGGAACAGCGGCAAGTCCGCCttctcccgcctcctcctcaacACCCTCGTGGGGAGGTGAGTGAGACTTGACAGTGCCCGCGATTCTACTAGAATGGCTCTGTTTTCCTGAATTTACTCTGCTGGACAAGTCCCCCACTAAAAACTTTCTAATGAATTGATGATCGTTCTTCTGtttgagtgtgtgtgtgtgtgtgtgtgactaGACGTGTGAATATTAGTTAGTACTGCTGTCTGTGGACTGTGGTTGGATGATGAGCAAATAGATAGTACAATCAAGTACTACAATGTGGCTAATCTGTCGACAGTTTTCCCCTGTTTAAGCTTGTTTTGATTTATGTATGTTTGCTTTGGTCAGCATTGGTGTTAACTATCTTCTTTCacttaattaaaatataaggaGTGAGAAATTTTAACAATGTTGGCTtgtaatttacttaatctgatgttaatAATTAGTAGTGCAAGCACTACAATTTTCTGTGACTCTTTTTACTTATTGCGGCGTTTTGCTTCATTCGGAATTCAGTTTGCTATTACAttattcagaatttttttttctttgctataGGTATAAGAAGGTGGCCTACCTGGATACTGATGTTGGCCAACCAGAGTTCACACCTCCTGGGTTTGTATCGATTCATGTACTTGAGGAACAGGCTGAAGGTGTCACATTTATGTTCCTTTCAATCTTCCCTGAGTTTTCTTCTCATTTCTGTGTAACTGGCTAAAAAGactaaatttcacaaaactacatttcacaaaactacagatactatgaccaaattatcacaaaactacatatttaactcgatgtatcacaaaactacacatttaacaccaaatttatcacaaaactacacatttaagatgaagtgtcacaaaactacatatttagtaactaaattatcacaaaactacaggtttagaaTCAATCTAAGCACAAAGTAATGatgtttatagctccaccataacaatggtgctagggatttaaactctaaagttgtagttttgtgataaattcaATATTgaatatgcatttttatgatacttaatctaaaatatgtagttttgtgataaatttggtgctaaatatgtagttttgtgatacaactccttaaatctgtagttttgtgataatttggtcaaaatacttgtagttttgtgaaatttactcaaaaagaCTAAAAATTTTGTTGGTTTGTGATCATTGCAGATTTTAAAATGTTGTACCTGCGGACACCAAAGAGGTAAGCAGCAGTGTTATTATCTTCAGTTTTTCAGTGTGCGATGATGTGTGTGGTCTTTTGGCATTCCTCTGCTTAACTGCTTTAATGCATATCAATATCTGCATGCGATAAATTTATTTCAATTATTAAAATACTTCCCTGATTTCTTCATCAAATCATTGATTTGTTGTCCAATAATCCATAATAAGTCATTTCTGTTTCTCAAAATATCAAAGTTAAGTTAATATAGCTTTCTAAAGTCCAGTTTGGAGCTAAATACACAAATACGCAAGAGATGCCTGTTCAGTTTGAAGTATCCACGTAGTCAATACTTTCATACACTTGTAATTTCAATAGTAATAAATATAAGTCTGAACATGATCATAATAAAGCTAAGCATGAAATAGGCATCTTAAGCATCATACTTGTTCAAGTTAATATATCTCTGATTTTTGTGTACTCAATTCACTTCCCAATCATGTTTGAGAAAGTGAAATTGATTATCTTCTTGGAGTGGCCTAAGACAttcatgttgcgcatattttaGGTGCTTCTTTTTCGGTGATTGCTCTGCAAAGAAGAATCCAAAACTTCTCTTGAGCTACATATTTAGCCTTTATGATTATTTCCTCAAAGAACTCTATCGCTTTGAAGACACCGATAACCCTAACAAATCAGCAATACCACTTGTTATTAACACTTCTGGATGGGTGAAAGGTGATGTTTAATTTCTCCATTTTATTGTTCATCCCATCcaagttattagttattactgTTAATAACAATGGTTGATTTGGCTAAATGATTGGGTCacttttattgaatttgaatGTATTGCTTATTTTTGCAAATGTATTGATTTTCTACTATATTTAGGTACTGGCCTGCATATGCTGACTGAGATGTTGAAATATGCATCTCCAACTCATGTTATTCGGCTAAGAACATCAGTAGAGGGAAAAAATTTACCTGCTGGGATGTTTTGGTTAGATGAACCTGAAGGAGACCCGGCCATTAATTTAGTTGAAATTCGTGCTGCACAACACTCTCCTCGTCAGTAAGTGTCTATTGCAATGAAATTAATAAGTTTATATTTCTTTCAAGTATTAATGGATATATGGCTTTTGAGTGCAGTCTATTAGTAAAGAAAGAGGCAAGGATCATTCGTGATCTAAGGATAATTGCATACTTCAGGCAGTGCTTACCCATGGAGTTTCCTGTTTTCTCTTACAATGATTTAATTCAAGGCTTTGCTTCTATTGAACCGTTTCAGCTTCCTTTGTCAAAACTTCAGGTTATTGATCTGCACAGCCAGGTGAAATCTTTGGACCTATCTACATTTTCAACACTACTATaatcaagaatttttttttagaagaatCATGCGTTATTCAGATTATATGATGTAGTGATGTTTTTACTAATCCTTTATTTCCTATGTTCGAAATACTACAAATTAGTATTTGCCAGCAACAAAAATAATGGCATTTTGTATATATAGATTTTTAGAAAGCTAATTTCACATTCAGTGCTTCACaggaaaatgaaaacaaaatgcATATTATAGCTTATTCCCCGTTTACCTAGTCAAGTAGTCAATGGATGTCATTCTAAAAGTTGTAAAGTTAAGTTTGTATGAGTATTTGATTCCGCTATTTGTGCAGGCAGCACTGTCAGTCACATATATAGTCATCAAATTGTCATCTTGAACAATAATTTTGTATGCAAGGACTGGAGTTTAGCAAAACGAAATATGTCATGTTTACAACTGGTTACCAACTTATAGCTCAGATAAGAATTGCTTATGACATGCTTACTGTAATAATCCAGTATGCTGCGATAAAGTCGACGCTGTTTGGAGTATCGCTCCTGGCAGCAATTTTCTTGAGGTTTTGTATTAAATTACTGATGTAGGGTCTAAGTTTTGCTTCTCTGTAGGTGTCTGATTATACAGTGCATCACTTCTTGAAAGGTACTATTGTTGGCATTGCAACAAGTGCATCTGTACCTTTGTCAAATCAGTGTTCCACACCTTGTTGCATTGGACTAGGTATGTTCAGTTTAAATATTGATTTATGATTTTGATAGCCTTCCATTTAGTTCAACTGTGTTGAAATGAATTGGTCAGATGTTGactattttttttgcatgccaTTTTTCTTGACTTGCAATTTAGGTTTCATCAAAGCCATAGATGTTTCACGAGATTGTATTCATTTGATCACTCCTGTTTCTCGTCAGCTTTTGGAAAATGCCGATATCTTTTTCCGCAGTAGTTTTACAGTCCCTACATGTCTGCTCCAGGTAATAGTTAATTGAGATTCTGCCCACTAATGTGATTTGTTCTTTCTGCAAACCAAAGCTCTAGCTAAATTTTCCAGCGGTTGAAATGTGAGATATATAGAACCACATGCATCAGTATTGGTATGATTGTTATAAAAAAACAGTGTTGGTTCAATGCAAAAATACATTTATTCTTGTCTTTGCTCATTCTACCATAACGTATAGTGCAAtacattcatttttttctacCACGGTTTATTGTGAAATTTGGATGCTTAACAGTGTCAGTGGCGCAATATATTGCATGGTCAATTATGTAAATAATTTTCACTTCATTGGTCCCaagaaaatttgtgaaaaatatatCTGGGTGCTTTGGGTGCAAGAACTCACTGTGAATCATTCACGAAGTGCCCAGCATTAGTTCTTCTCTTACATCGAGTACATTCTAGTATGCTGGTATTATCACCTAGATAGTACAGTACACATTAGATGGGTTGTAcggaaaatttgaaattaatgttatttatttatttagtttcaTGAATCATATGATACCACCAGTAAAGACGCAATTGTCGATTGAAATTGATCATAGTGC
Proteins encoded in this window:
- the LOC127755750 gene encoding polynucleotide 5'-hydroxyl-kinase NOL9-like isoform X2, which codes for MGRGGGEGSEEREREREWEEAAEAVAYDSCTWPPPVVAVCGPGNSGKSAFSRLLLNTLVGRYKKVAYLDTDVGQPEFTPPGFVSIHVLEEQAEDFKMLYLRTPKRCFFFGDCSAKKNPKLLLSYIFSLYDYFLKELYRFEDTDNPNKSAIPLVINTSGWVKGTGLHMLTEMLKYASPTHVIRLRTSVEGKNLPAGMFWLDEPEGDPAINLVEIRAAQHSPRHLLVKKEARIIRDLRIIAYFRQCLPMEFPVFSYNDLIQGFASIEPFQLPLSKLQVIDLHSQVSDYTVHHFLKGTIVGIATSASVPLSNQCSTPCCIGLGGI
- the LOC127755750 gene encoding polynucleotide 5'-hydroxyl-kinase NOL9-like isoform X1, with the translated sequence MGRGGGEGSEEREREREWEEAAEAVAYDSCTWPPPVVAVCGPGNSGKSAFSRLLLNTLVGRYKKVAYLDTDVGQPEFTPPGFVSIHVLEEQAEDFKMLYLRTPKRCFFFGDCSAKKNPKLLLSYIFSLYDYFLKELYRFEDTDNPNKSAIPLVINTSGWVKGTGLHMLTEMLKYASPTHVIRLRTSVEGKNLPAGMFWLDEPEGDPAINLVEIRAAQHSPRHLLVKKEARIIRDLRIIAYFRQCLPMEFPVFSYNDLIQGFASIEPFQLPLSKLQVIDLHSQVSDYTVHHFLKGTIVGIATSASVPLSNQCSTPCCIGLGFIKAIDVSRDCIHLITPVSRQLLENADIFFRSSFTVPTCLLQVVSDTASDIADRLRELNCHG